The genomic window gaattgaaccaGGAGCTCACATGCCTTTCCCAACCCATCCCAAGCATCCTCACTGGCACAGCGAAGCCCCTCTACTTACCCATCAGGGGCACAATAGCAGCAGTGAAGACGCTGCTACTTTGGACCACAAAGGTCATAACAGCACCAACCACAATGGCCAAGTAGCCGCTGAGCCAtccaaaggggaaagggaattctGCAGGAGACATCAAAGTTatcataaaaatgttaataacagAATTTgcaatttacatagcactttacagtttgtaaagcactttcctgAGAGCAGCCCCATAAAGGTAGTCACtgcattattttccccatttttgtcaataaggaaactgaggctcagagaatgacCACATTCACCAAACCAGTAACAGTATATTACCAGTATTAACAGTAATAATGATAGAAATAATTTCAGACATTGCACCTTaggtttcatgattttttttacattattatttttggtTCTCACTAAAATCTTTCAAGATAGATCGCTCAGTTACTAtcatcctcattgtacagatgagccTCGGAGAGGTCAAGTAACTTTCCCAACCTCACAGAGTAGGTTTAGTGGCAGAGAGCTTAAGCCCATGTTTCCTGATTCAAAAAATCCTATATTCTTACCAACACACCGTGCCACCTtgatttttctgcttcctttctcagTCTCTAAACTAACTCCCTCCaatccccatctctctctcctatGTTCCCCTCTTCAATGGTGGCTCCTCTCTCTTATTCTGCCCCTGCCTTTCATACCACCCTCTCCAACTGCCCCCTCCCTTCCAATCCCAGTTCCCCCTCACCAGCATTGATGACCTTTCGAATAACCTGAGCAATCTGGCCACGAAGGATGGAGTTGAGTAGGCGGACAATGAGGACCAGGCCAGAGCAGAGGGTCAGTAAAGAGCCAGCCAGAAGAATGAAGCCAATGGCCAGGTCAGTAAGGGATGATCCCACAAAAAGGTGGTGACCTAAGGGAGGCATACCCCAACCCCAGTGACATGTGGATCAGCAAAGACTGGGAGAGGGTTGGAAAAGGGGCCTTTAGGGATGAGGAAGGGAGTCAAGGAGATGTTCAAAGAGGGATATTTCTCACAGGGCTTCATGTTGACTGTGACATTCCTCTCTTGGCAAAACTGGATCCCACAGGGGAAGCAGAACTGCATACTGCATGCACTACTGTTCCTCACAGGAATGGTCTCCACAGCCTGGGTTAGAGTCAGATGGTCACAGGAGAGGTGAAAGTCACAGATTTGGATTAGGAATGAGTCAGAGGGCAACACTGGGAGAGTCAGGGTATATAAGCTGGGTTTGGGGTCAGAGTTAGTAAGGGTCAGGGATCAGAACTATATTAGGAAGGGGTCTGGGGTCAGAAGGCCAGGATAGACAGTGGCAATCTGGTTAAACCTCCTCAGAAtggtattttttaaatggaaggaaatgctaaattttcaattagagattaatgaaaataaaaatataatttttcccattcaagtttatGGACCCCTTGAATTCATGGACCTCAGGTTGAAAGAACCTTGGGCTAGAGGAACCCTAAGGAAGTTGATTGTCTTTGACACATGATGCCTGGGAGATAGGGGTCTGCTTGACCTAGGATGTATCCTTACCATCTCCTTGGTGGTGCACCATTGCTTGATGATACTGTTGGTCACATTGCCTGTGGCACTGTTTGAGATAGCATTAGGATCCAGCTGTGGAGGGTCAGGCCAGAACAATGAATGAGGGAGGCTAGCCTCAGCCTTAGTCCTGTCACTGGCATCAGCTACCTACTGGGCaaactctccttccctccccttcctctccctcccttcctctctctgtctctgtctgtctcccttccccccttacacacacacacacacgtccccCATGATTTCCTAGAACTGCCCCCTGACAGCCATCAGAAACCTTGCAGAAAAATAACCAGCATAGTTGGCCAAATATCCCCACTTTATTTAAAGAgttcaaaggaggggaaaaggggaaagtttTCACAGTTATAACCATAGATCAATGGATAAATACAATGATACTTCAATGCCCATCCATTCaatcattctttcatttaagctcctactatgggCAAGGCCTTGTGCTCTGCAGTAGGAATgctaagatgaaaaatgacagcGAGACAAGCATACACATAAATATGGGACAAGCATGAATGTGGTAAATTCAAAGGAGAGATTCAGACAAAATACTCTAAGAAAATTTGTGTTAGAAAAGTCCACTTTCACATAGGGGATAAgtaaaggcttcatggagaaggtaacATTTAAGATGCATTTTCAGAGAAATAAGGGATTTTGACAGATGATGTTGAGAAAATAGCTCATTCCAGGGAGAgctggaagaggggagggaatctTAGTAAATTCACAGAGATAGAAGAATATAGGAAGAGGTTAGGGAATATTCAGTGGTCCCATTTGTTGGAATGTAGAATATGTGAATGTATGAGATGTAAGAGATTTATCAGGAGGTCTTACTAATCAAGTAGAAGAGCTTTGTTTCAAATGTTTGTCTGTGCCTcggttttgtcatctgtaaaatgagctagagaaggaagtggcaaactaccccagtatctttgccaagaaaacccccaaatggggtcatgagtaGTCAGAtgggactgaaatgactgaacagctgcagcaacaataacaacaaaaacaaaaacagccaccACCACCTCTCCATGGCACCTTACAAGGAAGAGAGACAACTCGTGATTCAGTCTGTGTGATGTTGAGGTGGCCTCCAGAATGAATTGGTTGGTTTGGAAGCATCCCTACATGCCTTTTAAGGAATAGGTTTCAGTGTCTGGGGCTCAAGATCATACCATAATAAAGTTAGGGCCAtcagggaccttagaaatcagtaAGTCCAAtgatttcattttgcagatggttaataagtgtcagagacaagaaatgaacccaagtcttcttgactccaaatctagcactttatCTACCATACCACACTGTTTGTCATGATTTGGTTGATTTATGCTCCAGAGTATGCACTCTTTTGAGCGGAAATAACCTTTGTGTTGGCCTACAAAAGTGAACTCATTGACCTGTCAACATTTGGATGAAAGCCATGCCTACCTATTGACTTGTACTGGAGTATCAGAAGATTGAGAGGGTACAGAAAACCACAATCAGTGCAGCTCTCAGTTGAGATGGGTCAAAGAAGGCCTACTAATTAGCATGAGGCAAGAGAGGTACCTCAAAATGTCCTTATGTAGCACAATCTTGGACAAGTTGCCTTAACTCACATCATGCTAGGGAGGGTGTATCTCCAAATAGGAATCGAATCTTTTTGTTAagccattttagtcatgtctgacttttgtgatcctattttagggttctcttggcaaagatattggagtggtttgcaatttccttctccagctcattttacagataaggaactgagacaaacagggttaagtgacttgctctagggtcatacagctgataagtgtctgaggctgcatttgaactcagaaagatgagttttcctgattccaagcccagggctttctcctctgtgccacctaactgccccaaataAACCTTGAAAGGAGCTATATTTGGAGTGATTTTCCCAGAATAAATTCAGTATGGTGGCATCAGCGAAAAGAGAACATAACCTCTTCAGGGATTCTTCTAAGCCTAAACTGGTCTGTGTAAGCCTAGAGCTTGTGGGCTTCTAGGCTACTGGTTACAGAagtaaggctagaaaggtaggatggAATCATTTTGTGGAGGGATTTAAATGCTAAGGCAAAGGAAATTGTACTGGATGCTCTAGGCAACAGGAAAGACAACAGAGGAGAAATAAGGTCATTTGCAGTATATTAGGAAGACGCCTTAGTCAGCACtatgaggaagggaggaaagacgaCCGAGAAGCAGGAAGTGTCCAGGAAGAGGCTATGACAGTAGCCCAAGACAAGGAGTAATGGGGTGGCAAAAAAGAGTGGCAGTAGTGGGggtagagaggagggaaaagaggctgtgttgccatccacatccagagaaagaactatggagttggattgcagagtgaagcagactcttttctcttttgttttgttttgttttctttctcatgatttctcccattcattataattcttctctgcaacatgactaatgtgaaaatgtgtttaataggaatgtatgtgtaaagcccatattggattgcatgctgtcttggggagggaggaggaggaaatttaaaacttatggaagtgaatgtcaaaaactgaaaataaataaattaaatattaaaaaaagaggtTGTGTCCCAATCAGTGGGACTTGGGAATAAATTGGGTGTGAGAGGCAGACAAGAGGAAAGAGGTAAAGTCAACTGGCTGACTGGGAGCATGGTGTTACCATCCATACAAGCAGAGACACTAGGGGAAAGGATGGGTTTGAGAGAAAGATGAAGAggtcagtttgggacatgtttcCCCTGAGTTTCTGGTAGTACTTCAAGGCagaggtaaactggaaagagttGGAGCATTGAGCTGGtgctcaaaggaagaaatcagagctagataaatcatTCAACTCAAGAAGCACTGATTAAAGGCATATTATGTCCAAGGCACTTTGTTGTATGTTAGAGATATAGGCATGAAGTATGGCATAGCTTTCACACTCACGAATGGTATAATATAATGCAGATTATATAGATTTGAGAGTCGTGTGCATAAGAGTTGCAAATTGAAGCCATGGAAAGgaatgaaatcatcaaggaataaagtgtagaaagaagagaaaaggatcaAGTTGGGTGTTCCCATTAATTAGCAGACAGGAAAACAAAGGTGAACCAGTGAAGGCTGAGAGGTTGAATTCAGATGAACGAGGAAGATGATCAGTGCAGAGTAGAGTCATGGAAGCCAAGGTTAATGCAAGAAGCTCCCTGATTTCTCAGTGATGCAGACAATGACTTAGTAAACctgaattttaaatatttctctctctttgatACCACTCAAGGTTCCATTTTATCAAGGTTGATTTTAGGAACATTGAACTAAGTTACTTTCATTAAAACTTTCTTAGGAGggcaaggaaaaataaaatgaaaactatgcacttaataaatgaattaaacctcaaaggggaatccAATAACCCTGAGATTCTGAtccctctcccccacttttccTGGAAGGTACCTGCACAATGAGGTGGGTGAGGGGCTGTGTTAGCACCTTCAGGATGTCAGGTGCCCGTTCCCCGGGGCTGAGAGTAAAGGCTCCCACCACCAGACCACTGAGTTTCTCCAGAGCTCTGGCTGCAATTTCCAGGGGCAGCATCACCAGCACTGTCATCCAGTTAAAAATGCCATGGACAGCAGAGCCACCAAAGGCTCTGCAATACCAAGTTTACATGACCCCGTGTAATAATCGCTACCACAGACCTCCCTCCCAGGCCCTGAGAAGCCCCAACTTTAAGATCTTCTCCGGTCTCTCCCTTCTTAGTCCCTGGACCTcccatcttcccccccccccacccccgctccAGCCTTTCTCCCCAGTCACCTCCGGAATTCGTCCCTGGCACCCGATTGGGCCATGGAAACTAAAGTGCTGGTGATAGATGTGCCCACATTGACTCCCATGATGATCGGCACCGAAGCTTGAACAGTCAGCACTGAAGAGAAAACCCAGCTTAACTTCTTGGACCCTCAGTCCTGAGATTGGGTAGGGGTCCTTTGTCCTCCCAGTCTCCCATAAAACCCTCTCCCCATCCATCCATTTTTCTGTGAAACTAGAGGCCCCATCACCTGAGAGCATATAGTAGATCAGTGTCACTCACATTTTGAGGCTACCATGCTGACCACAATGGAAGAGGAGGTACTGGAACTCTGCACCAGTACAGTGACCAGGATGCCAATGACCAGCCCAGCCACAGGATTGGACAGCACTACATTCTCCTTAAAGATGTCCCCAGCCACTCTGCCTGAGATaaagggcaggagggagagaaggacctCAGAGTGTTAAAGAAGTCATCCCGGACATGATCCCAGGGAACTTGTATGAGTTGTCCGAGTGAAGTGGGAACATGCACAATTTAATAGCAACAACTCTGTAAAAAGAAACAACTTCGAAAGATTTCTGAAAGAATTCTGATCTGCCCAATGGCCAACCATGACTGCAGAAGATCCATAATGAAGTATGCTGCCCACCATCTTACAGATAGGGAATGGATTCGGCTCAGAATGAGATGCTAATATAGCAGTTTGTAGTATGATTTTCCATCTTTAAATTACaagggtttcttttttctttgtttttcgaTGGTGAGGTAGAGAGGAAATTGATttgtaaataggaaaaaaagtaatttgaaaaatTAGCAATTTCTAAACCTCCCAGtcatgcccaaggtcactcactgCTCAGCAGCTGGAAGGCAGAGCTGAGAATATCCAGGGAACAAATGAAGAGGTAGAGGAGGCCAAGGAGAGCAAAGCCCTTCAGGATACCAATGACCACATGGCGTAGCCGACCTGCCCAGTTTAGCTCTGAGGGAACAAAGTGGACCCTTTCTCTTTGCCTGGAGCTCCCATGCTTACCCCTTTTAGATAACCTCCCCATTCCATATACCAGTCCCTGAATCCCTGTACCACATCCCTCTTCATCAACTTTATCCCCTTTATTTCTATTCCTATTCCCTGTTTTGATCTCACAATCCTAAACCCTGTCTTCTGTTCTTATCTACTAACCTGAATCCTTACATGCCTATTCCACACCCCAATTCCACATCTTTAATTACTCTATCCCCAtgccctcagtttccctatttgtaaaatgggtatgggATACAAAGGCTCTTCCAGAACTAAAACTCAAAGaagtcatttgggattttcttcccTGACTGCAAGATGTATCCTTCAACGTCAGATGCTTCCCTGCCCCTTTTTAATCCCTTGCCTGTGGCTGGCTCTGCCCTTCTCTACTACAGAGACTAGAAAAGAACAGAATTCACCTTTCCATGACTGGCCAGATGCTTTCAGCTGTGGGAGGGCCCAAGgatctgtctctccctcttcctccagaTCTGGGGTCCAGTTGGGTACCTGAGTTCTGAATTCTTCCATCCCTATGGAGGGTCTGTGTCAGAGCCAGGACGGGTGGCTGAGTGGGACCCCAGGACAAGGACTACCCCAAATTTCAAATTTTCCAGGATGGTCCAAGGAAGGGCCCAAATAGGGCAGAAGCTGAGAGAGGGTCAGGGCACAAGGATGTGACACAGTACACAGTAGTTGGGAGATAAGGAGCCCAGAATCAAAAGACAGGAACGGAGAAGAATGAAAAGTGAGAGGGGAGGATgtagaaaaagaatatttttgtacctgcATCTCCAGTTCTCTGGCCCTCAAGGTGGATACTGACTGTGGTCGGGGCCCTGTGGCCAGGCTGAGAGTGAGACATGGGGTAGGGGTCAGTGCAGGGCCAGGTCCCAGGCTGGCTgtagaaaataaaaaggagagaagggctttccttccttccttggcaGGGAACATATAAGAGTCAGAAATCCTGCGTCATCTACTCTTCACATCCACAGAAGGATAACTACATTGGCCTCAAGTCTGTGTTTTTCTCCCTCCTGTCCACTAAAATTACATCCTTCCAAGCCAgaacccacacccacacccacagtAGAAATAATGATGCTATATTACAAGGGGCAAATTCAGAGGCTTCAGGTAACGCATAgtctcatccatccatccatccatccatccatccatccatccctccctccatccatccctcccttcttcgctccctccctctgtctttctagGGTCTGGGCCCATCCAGATGTGCCTTTACTTAAACTGCTCCTACCAATTCTTCTAGGCTGTACAGAGTCAAATCAAGCTATCTTCAGGTTGGGACAAGGGTTAGGGTGGAGAAGAGGACATGGAGGGCAAAGTGGGTGACATTAGGACTTGGCTCTGAGTGGTGGAATTCACTGACCCATACTATCTTGTGTCATTAAAGATACCACAGATGGTTTTAGATTAGACTGGCATTTGAGATGCTGCTGCTGACAGTTTATCATTGCAATTCTTCGATTATGTGCTCAATAAGTGGCCCAGGTTAGGGCTACAAAATGACATGGGGGGATATCAAGGAGCCTAGAGGCTAGAGCCCCTACTCATTTGCCAGAAAGCCAAGATCTTCATCCCCCAAcactcactcccctcccccaaaaaagccaCTGTTCATCTTTAATCTTAATACTTGGTCCCTGAAGTAACTGCTTCCCCTCTGTACCCCAATAAGATTCATAAGATCAGAGAcctggagttggaaggaacctcaaaggcctcccaatccagctccctcattttacagataaagaaactgaggtctaagaaagttaagtgacttgtccaaggtcacacaggtagcaaacaTCGGAGGTGATTCAATCCCAGGTCTTTTGACCTCATAGCCAGCCGACCATGTTGCCTCCAGATGTTTCCATCTCCCTTGGGTACCCAACCCTGCCCATAGCCCAGGTCCTCCCCACCAATTCACACATAAGCACATATATCGTGTCTTGTCATGTCACAGCAGCTCCTTCCTGCCTGATTCCGAGATTTTACAAGGCAAGAGGGAAGGGCACTTCTTATCATCACCACTCTCATTCTCAGATGCTATAAGAAGAGGAGATATGGAAGTGTACGTGTCCTATTCCCCTCTTCTATCACCTCTCTCTTTCTTggctatctcttccttctcttatagTTCTTTCCTGCCATCAACTACTGGGGTAGCTGGGGATGAGAGAATAAACCCTGGTATCCTGGGAGAGAAAGTCAACCTATCCTCTCTCATATACACATCTCCTAGCCTTGCCAAGTCCCAGGCCTAAGCCCCTAAGACACCTACCTGAGCAGCCTCTTGGCCCCAAGGCACCCTCTGAGAAGTGATTAGGAGGCTATAGAAGAAGCTGGTAGTGCTTCAGGTCAAAGATCCAGCTCTACTCACACATGACCCGCTGCAAGCACTGCCCCATTAATGTTTACCAGAGAGCTAATCTGTCCCCCACTCCCTGGGTGAGGGCACCACATTTCTGACATGATCCTCCAGCTACCAACACCCCTAAGGGTCCAAGCTCCCTACTCTCCAAACCCTTCCCAGAAAGAttactttccctttctttgggTGCTTCCCCTTTACCT from Notamacropus eugenii isolate mMacEug1 chromosome 1, mMacEug1.pri_v2, whole genome shotgun sequence includes these protein-coding regions:
- the SLC34A3 gene encoding sodium-dependent phosphate transport protein 2C isoform X2 — encoded protein: MSHSQPGHRAPTTVSIHLEGQRTGDAGMEEFRTQVPNWTPDLEEEGETDPWALPQLKASGQSWKELNWAGRLRHVVIGILKGFALLGLLYLFICSLDILSSAFQLLSSRVAGDIFKENVVLSNPVAGLVIGILVTVLVQSSSTSSSIVVSMVASKLLTVQASVPIIMGVNVGTSITSTLVSMAQSGARDEFRRAFGGSAVHGIFNWMTVLVMLPLEIAARALEKLSGLVVGAFTLSPGERAPDILKVLTQPLTHLIVQLDPNAISNSATGNVTNSIIKQWCTTKEMAVETIPVRNSSACSMQFCFPCGIQFCQERNVTVNMKPCHHLFVGSSLTDLAIGFILLAGSLLTLCSGLVLIVRLLNSILRGQIAQVIRKVINAEFPFPFGWLSGYLAIVVGAVMTFVVQSSSVFTAAIVPLMGVGVISMERAYPLFLGSNVGTTTTTLLAALASPADMLLSAVQCLDYQWQELLCWQPQEGPSLDS
- the SLC34A3 gene encoding sodium-dependent phosphate transport protein 2C isoform X1 → MSHSQPGHRAPTTVSIHLEGQRTGDAGMEEFRTQVPNWTPDLEEEGETDPWALPQLKASGQSWKELNWAGRLRHVVIGILKGFALLGLLYLFICSLDILSSAFQLLSSRVAGDIFKENVVLSNPVAGLVIGILVTVLVQSSSTSSSIVVSMVASKLLTVQASVPIIMGVNVGTSITSTLVSMAQSGARDEFRRAFGGSAVHGIFNWMTVLVMLPLEIAARALEKLSGLVVGAFTLSPGERAPDILKVLTQPLTHLIVQLDPNAISNSATGNVTNSIIKQWCTTKEMAVETIPVRNSSACSMQFCFPCGIQFCQERNVTVNMKPCHHLFVGSSLTDLAIGFILLAGSLLTLCSGLVLIVRLLNSILRGQIAQVIRKVINAEFPFPFGWLSGYLAIVVGAVMTFVVQSSSVFTAAIVPLMGVGVISMERAYPLFLGSNVGTTTTTLLAALASPADMLLSAVQVSLIHLFFNMAGILLWYIVPAFRLPIPLAKKFGNVTASYRWVAGAYLLFSFFLIPLAVFGLSVAGAIVLAAAGGPLLGLLALVILINLMQRHHPTWLPRCLRSWAFFPLWLHSLQPWDHAITSCCKCCPQAQDSAADTTVKEAHCFEHPVVLASHSL